A single Coregonus clupeaformis isolate EN_2021a chromosome 39, ASM2061545v1, whole genome shotgun sequence DNA region contains:
- the LOC121554432 gene encoding RNA-binding protein 4B-like isoform X3: protein MVKIFIGNLPREADKDEIQALFSQYGAVTECAIVKNFAFVHMDDRKSATKAIRSLHLYKLHGTAINVEASRGKNQGAVKLHVTNVEKGNDDELRTLFEEYGTVSECAIVKNFAFVHMDNSDEALDAIKGLDNVEFQGKRIHVQISKSRPRFKYFNKICVLVTAVVS, encoded by the exons ATGGTCAAGATCTTCATTGGGAACCTTCCTCGGGAGGCTGACAAGGATGAAATTCAGGCATTGTTCTCCCAGTACGGTGCCGTCACAGAATGCGCCATCGTCAAGAATTTTGCTTTCGTCCACATGGATGACCGTAAGTCTGCCACCAAAGCCATCCGCAGCCTGCACCTCTACAAGCTGCACGGCACGGCGATAAACGTCGAGGCTAGTCGCGGGAAGAACCAGGGAGCTGTCAAACTCCACGTAACAAACGTGGAGAAAGGCAATGATGATGAGCTCCGCACTTTGTTCGAGGAGTATGGCACAGTGTCTGAATGTGCTATTGTCAAAAACTTTGCATTTGTGCACATGGACAACTCCGATGAGGCTTTGGATGCCATCAAGGGATTAGACAACGTTGAATTCCAGG GGAAACGTATCCATGTCCAGATATCAAAGAGCCGTCCCAG GTTTAAATATTTCAACAAGATCTGCGTCCTCGTCACCGCCGTCGTCTCCTGA
- the LOC121554432 gene encoding RNA-binding protein 4B-like isoform X1, producing the protein MVKIFIGNLPREADKDEIQALFSQYGAVTECAIVKNFAFVHMDDRKSATKAIRSLHLYKLHGTAINVEASRGKNQGAVKLHVTNVEKGNDDELRTLFEEYGTVSECAIVKNFAFVHMDNSDEALDAIKGLDNVEFQGKRIHVQISKSRPRYEEEEDYPPPPPERGGYWPPRGYPGERHDPPPPSYLRGRHPPPHHGYPAPPPPPPPPRRAPYPERAYERERQSYAVVDYYEKYRARPAPYGIMSYDERRVGSLPPPPPPPSSMVRERFMTSGLDPYERRPLHPPPSAYYARDRSPIRRAPPPPMPHAGNGYSYERSRLSPISRPAMYNLPRTRDPYADRLPPPPATRYY; encoded by the exons ATGGTCAAGATCTTCATTGGGAACCTTCCTCGGGAGGCTGACAAGGATGAAATTCAGGCATTGTTCTCCCAGTACGGTGCCGTCACAGAATGCGCCATCGTCAAGAATTTTGCTTTCGTCCACATGGATGACCGTAAGTCTGCCACCAAAGCCATCCGCAGCCTGCACCTCTACAAGCTGCACGGCACGGCGATAAACGTCGAGGCTAGTCGCGGGAAGAACCAGGGAGCTGTCAAACTCCACGTAACAAACGTGGAGAAAGGCAATGATGATGAGCTCCGCACTTTGTTCGAGGAGTATGGCACAGTGTCTGAATGTGCTATTGTCAAAAACTTTGCATTTGTGCACATGGACAACTCCGATGAGGCTTTGGATGCCATCAAGGGATTAGACAACGTTGAATTCCAGG GGAAACGTATCCATGTCCAGATATCAAAGAGCCGTCCCAGGTATGAGGAGGAAGAAgactaccccccacccccacctgaGAGGGGGGgttactggcccccccgtggctACCCCGGGGAGAGGCATGATCCCCCACCCCCTAGCTATCTAAGAGGTCGTCACCCACCCCCTCATCACGGGTACCCTgccccccctccaccaccccctccccctAGACGAGCCCCTTACCCAGAGCGTGCTTATGAGCGCGAGAGGCAGAGCTATGCTGTGGTGGATTATTATGAGAAATACAGGGCTCGACCTGCCCCTTACGGCATAATGTCCTATGATGAGAGGCGTGTAGGCTCCTTACCCCCTCCTCCCCCGCCCCCCTCTTCCATGGTCAGGGAGCGTTTCATGACCTCTGGCCTCGACCCATATGAGCGTcgccccctccatcctcccccgtCCGCGTACTACGCCAGGGACCGCAGTCCCATTCGGAGAGCCCCTCCTCCCCCCATGCCCCATGCCGGTAACGGTTACTCCTACGAGCGTTCCCGACTGTCCCCCATCTCTCGGCCCGCGATGTACAACCTACCCCGTACCAGGGACCCCTACGCCGACAGGTTGCCACCGCCGCCAGCGACTCGCTATTACTAA
- the LOC121554433 gene encoding RNA-binding protein 4B, whose amino-acid sequence MVKIFIGNLPNEVEKDEIEALFTQHGTVTECAKFKNYAFVHMDDRKSATKAIRSLHLLKLHGRPINVEPSRGKNQGPVKLHVANVEKGNDDELRTLFEEYGTVTECAIVKNFAFVHMSNSDEAKDAIKGLDNSDFQGKRIHVQMSKSRPRGEEEDYGPPPDRCAYWPAPRGYPGDRGQPEPPHYRGRMSGGYPGLPPPPPPPRRAPYPPERAYERERESYAVVDYYEKYRARPAPYGGLSGYGDERRFGSIPPPPPPSVMVRERLAASSLDPYERRTLPPLSYYSRDRSPIRRPSPPPMPPAGNGYSYERSRLSPLSRPAMYNLPRTRDPYADRVPPPPPARYSY is encoded by the exons ATGGTGAAGATCTTTATTGGAAACCTCCCTAACGAGGTCGAAAAGGATGAGATCGAGGCGCTGTTTACTCAACATGGCACAGTGACAGAATGTGCAAAGTTCAAAAACTATGCCTTCGTCCACATGGATGACCGTAAGTCTGCCACCAAAGCCATCCGCAGCCTGCACCTCTTAAAGCTTCATGGCAGGCCAATCAATGTGGAGCCAAGCAGGGGAAAGAACCAGGGTCCGGTGAAACTTCACGTGGCCAATGTGGAGAAAGGCAACGATGATGAGCTCCGCACCTTGTTCGAGGAGTATGGCACAGTCACAGAATGTGCTATTGTCAAAAACTTTGCTTTCGTCCACATGTCCAACTCGGATGAGGCCAAGGATGCCATAAAGGGATTAGACAACTCTGACTTCCAAG GCAAACGTATTCACGTTCAGATGTCAAAAAGCCGTCccagaggggaggaagaggattATGGCCCCCCACCAGATAGGTGTGCATACTGGCCAGCACCTCGTGGCTACCCCGGGGACAGGGGGCAGCCTGAGCCCCCTCATTACAGAGGTCGCATGTCAGGGGGGTACCCTGgcctccctccaccaccacctccccctAGACGAGCTCCGTACCCCCCCGAGCGTGCCTATGAGCGCGAGAGGGAAAGCTACGCGGTGGTGGATTACTATGAGAAGTACAGAGCTCGCCCTGCCCCTTATGGTGGCCTCTCAGGCTATGGAGATGAGAGGCGCTTTGGCTCcatacccccaccaccacccccttcTGTCATGGTTAGGGAGCGCCTTGCGGCCTCCTCACTCGACCCGTACGAGCGTCGCACCCTCCCACCTCTGTCCTACTACTCCCGTGACCGCAGTCCCATCAGAagaccctctcctccccccatgcCACCCGCTGGTAACGGCTACTCATATGAGCGCTCCCGGCTCTCTCCTCTGTCCAGGCCCGCAATGTACAACCTACCACGTACCAGGGACCCCTACGCTGACAGGGTCCCTCCACCGCCTCCTGCCCGCTACTCTTACTGA
- the LOC121554432 gene encoding RNA-binding protein 4B-like isoform X2 — translation MVKIFIGNLPREADKDEIQALFSQYGAVTECAIVKNFAFVHMDDRKSATKAIRSLHLYKLHGTAINVEASRGKNQGAVKLHVTNVEKGNDDELRTLFEEYGTVSECAIVKNFAFVHMDNSDEALDAIKGLDNVEFQGKRIHVQISKSRPRYEEEEDYPPPPPERGGYWPPRGYPGERHDPPPPSYLRGRHPPPHHGFKYFNKICVLVTAVVS, via the exons ATGGTCAAGATCTTCATTGGGAACCTTCCTCGGGAGGCTGACAAGGATGAAATTCAGGCATTGTTCTCCCAGTACGGTGCCGTCACAGAATGCGCCATCGTCAAGAATTTTGCTTTCGTCCACATGGATGACCGTAAGTCTGCCACCAAAGCCATCCGCAGCCTGCACCTCTACAAGCTGCACGGCACGGCGATAAACGTCGAGGCTAGTCGCGGGAAGAACCAGGGAGCTGTCAAACTCCACGTAACAAACGTGGAGAAAGGCAATGATGATGAGCTCCGCACTTTGTTCGAGGAGTATGGCACAGTGTCTGAATGTGCTATTGTCAAAAACTTTGCATTTGTGCACATGGACAACTCCGATGAGGCTTTGGATGCCATCAAGGGATTAGACAACGTTGAATTCCAGG GGAAACGTATCCATGTCCAGATATCAAAGAGCCGTCCCAGGTATGAGGAGGAAGAAgactaccccccacccccacctgaGAGGGGGGgttactggcccccccgtggctACCCCGGGGAGAGGCATGATCCCCCACCCCCTAGCTATCTAAGAGGTCGTCACCCACCCCCTCATCACGG GTTTAAATATTTCAACAAGATCTGCGTCCTCGTCACCGCCGTCGTCTCCTGA
- the LOC121554434 gene encoding TRAF-interacting protein with FHA domain-containing protein A-like — protein MEVSQTVETEELMTCLQIQLYHPQQASRALYCMLPLDTRHKHQAEDPMRLGRDAQACTFALADPRVSRKQLSLQAYRTSNSPDIIFSVQNLSQKNFFRSRHWVRVTVNGSELGFLERAELPDKALIRFGEYEMLIRRENGEARGSFEVEFGVLAVPPSREMGMPSMVPVVDTGSDLSTNDIPPLMSHGPMEMDEIIMYCASFID, from the exons ATGGAGGTGTCTCAAACGGTGGAAACAGAGGAGCTGATGACCTGCCTCCAGATCCAGCTCTACCACCCCCAGCAGGCCTCCAGGGCTCTGTACTGCATGTTGCCTCTGGACACCAGACACAAGCACCAGGCTGAGGACCCAATGAGGCTGGGTAGGGATGCCCAGGCCTGCACCTTCGCTCTGGCCGACCCCCGGGTCTCCCGCAAGCAGCTGTCCCTGCAGGCCTACCGCACCTCCAACAGCCCAGACATTATATTTTCTGTGCAGAACCTGAGCCAGAAG aattttttcaggagccgccactgggtacGCGTGACGGTCAATGGGTCTGAGCTGGGGTTCTTGGAGAGGGCAGAGCTGCCAGATAAGGCCCTCATCCGGTTCGGGGAGTACGAGATGCTGATACGTCGTGAGAATGGAGAGGCGAGGGGGAGCTTTGAGGTGGAGTTTGGGGTGCTGGCAGTGCCCCCTTCCAGAGAGATGGGCATGCCAAGTATGGTGCCCGTCGTGGACACAGGCTCAGACCTTTCAACCAATGACATTCCACCCCTCATGAGCCATGGGCCAATGGAGATGGATGAGATAATCATGTACTGCGCTTCTTTCATAGATTAG